In Thermocrinis minervae, a single genomic region encodes these proteins:
- a CDS encoding alpha/beta hydrolase family protein, translating into MFVLEEPNKERLLIHLHGFASSVRSNKVNLLRELSLSTGAFSFFAMDMDYHTTTTTRVLSLLEALIVGFSKRYNHIVLSGSSHGAYVVLNFLRYREFPRNLKAAILLSPSYSTLALIIKEYGEEYCKVWLEGKEDLYIKECDTGMELAINREFAVDIIQRGYEIIKGQEVDFPQKPPVKLYVVHGTEDKVVPVEHSRLFTKRVESVYIEVEDDHRLDATFQRLLKEGFFEGSFLG; encoded by the coding sequence ATGTTCGTGCTTGAAGAACCTAACAAGGAAAGGCTTTTAATACACCTACATGGCTTTGCATCAAGCGTAAGGTCGAACAAGGTAAACCTTCTAAGGGAGCTAAGCCTTTCCACTGGTGCCTTTTCCTTTTTTGCCATGGACATGGACTACCATACAACTACAACCACTAGGGTGCTCTCCTTGCTCGAGGCTCTTATCGTTGGCTTTTCAAAGAGATACAACCACATAGTGCTTAGCGGAAGTTCCCACGGCGCTTATGTGGTCCTTAACTTTTTAAGGTATAGAGAATTTCCAAGGAACCTAAAAGCTGCTATTCTTTTGTCTCCTTCTTACTCTACTCTGGCTCTCATAATAAAGGAGTATGGAGAAGAATACTGTAAGGTTTGGTTGGAAGGGAAGGAGGATCTGTACATAAAAGAATGTGACACAGGGATGGAGCTTGCCATAAACAGAGAGTTTGCTGTGGACATAATCCAAAGGGGCTACGAGATAATAAAAGGTCAGGAGGTTGACTTTCCTCAAAAGCCACCCGTTAAGCTGTACGTGGTACACGGTACTGAGGATAAGGTTGTGCCAGTGGAACACTCACGCCTGTTTACTAAAAGGGTTGAGTCAGTATACATAGAAGTAGAGGACGATCATAGACTTGATGCAACCTTTCAGAGGCTTTTAAAAGAGGGATTTTTTGAAGGATCATTCCTCGGTTGA
- a CDS encoding iron-sulfur cluster assembly scaffold protein, with product MFEYSEKVLDHFLNPRNVGVLEDANAVGQCGNPACGDAMLFTLKINPETDIIEDVRFKTFGCGSAIAVSSQLTEMIKGKPISYALNLTYKDIFDELGGLPPQKIHCTNLGLETLHVAIKDYLIKQGRLEEAAKIPDCYEEEEEESREFEFLST from the coding sequence ATGTTTGAATACAGTGAGAAGGTGCTTGATCACTTCTTGAACCCCAGGAACGTGGGTGTGCTTGAGGATGCCAACGCTGTAGGTCAGTGTGGTAATCCAGCCTGTGGTGATGCCATGCTCTTTACTCTCAAGATAAATCCAGAGACTGATATAATAGAAGATGTGAGGTTCAAGACCTTTGGGTGTGGCTCAGCCATAGCCGTATCCTCACAGCTAACCGAGATGATAAAGGGCAAGCCCATAAGCTATGCACTGAACCTCACCTACAAGGATATATTTGACGAGCTTGGCGGACTCCCACCCCAGAAGATACACTGCACCAACCTAGGTCTTGAGACCCTTCACGTAGCCATAAAGGACTACCTCATAAAGCAAGGAAGGCTTGAGGAAGCTGCTAAGATACCGGACTGCTACGAAGAGGAAGAAGAAGAAAGCAGGGAGTTTGAGTTCCTATCCACATGA
- a CDS encoding sulfurtransferase TusA family protein, translating to MNLEDIKPDVVHDVVGTFCPVPVAETAKMIKQMQIGQVLELIADDPGVVEDIPAWCKATSQEFLGMYEEDGEYHLFIRKVKEL from the coding sequence ATGAATCTGGAAGATATAAAACCTGATGTGGTTCACGATGTGGTTGGTACTTTTTGCCCAGTACCAGTAGCTGAGACTGCAAAGATGATAAAGCAGATGCAAATAGGACAGGTGCTTGAACTTATAGCAGACGATCCGGGCGTTGTTGAAGATATACCGGCATGGTGTAAGGCAACATCGCAGGAGTTTTTGGGTATGTACGAAGAAGATGGTGAATACCACCTGTTTATAAGGAAGGTAAAGGAGCTATGA
- a CDS encoding DUF1858 domain-containing protein, which translates to MRDRLTMDISLKELLEEVPRAKDILYEYGLNRLEEEDILDVVVDKLTLKGFFRLMDLDDETQGEIWKKLQDLYRGSEDCHG; encoded by the coding sequence ATGAGGGACCGTCTTACTATGGACATAAGCCTTAAGGAACTTCTAGAGGAAGTTCCACGTGCCAAGGATATACTGTACGAGTATGGACTAAACAGGCTTGAGGAAGAAGACATACTGGACGTAGTAGTAGACAAACTCACTCTTAAGGGTTTTTTCCGTCTCATGGACTTAGATGATGAAACTCAGGGTGAAATATGGAAAAAGTTACAAGATTTATACAGAGGTTCGGAGGACTGTCATGGATAG
- a CDS encoding NifU family protein: MDRFKEVEEILEKVRPALKEHHGNLRVVDIRDGDVYLQFEGGCTDCPIVDASLKEVIALTIKGNLHWVKNVEVVQPKYQIG; the protein is encoded by the coding sequence ATGGATAGGTTCAAAGAGGTTGAGGAGATCTTGGAAAAGGTAAGGCCTGCTTTGAAAGAACACCATGGAAACCTACGTGTAGTAGACATAAGGGATGGAGATGTGTACCTTCAGTTTGAAGGTGGATGCACAGACTGCCCCATAGTTGACGCCAGCCTCAAAGAGGTCATAGCTCTCACCATCAAAGGAAACCTGCACTGGGTAAAAAACGTAGAAGTGGTACAACCAAAGTACCAAATTGGTTAA
- the aroE gene encoding shikimate dehydrogenase has translation MVKLSGKTKVYGVIGYPIEHSLSPVFQNIFFSRLGIDAVYVPFSVPPEDLQTAIEGLKALGVKGVNVTIPHKERVLQFVDFVDEHVEKIGSSNTLKFVDGKVYAYNTDWIGFLKAVQGLIEPGKRVLLLGAGGAARAVLYALLQRKDRVFIFNRSKEKAYKLAETFGAEVIDRPEDVLKDVDLIVNATSVGLVDKSWLFDYTLIEDRHVVYDIVYGQTELIRRAKSKGAKCEDGLSMLVHQGAESFKIWTGMEVPQDLVDECIKTLRESWVSS, from the coding sequence TTGGTTAAGCTTTCGGGAAAAACGAAAGTATACGGTGTAATAGGTTACCCCATAGAGCATTCTCTTTCACCAGTTTTCCAAAACATCTTCTTTAGCCGTTTAGGAATAGATGCTGTTTATGTACCTTTCAGTGTTCCTCCTGAGGACTTGCAAACTGCTATAGAAGGGCTTAAGGCTTTAGGTGTTAAGGGTGTAAACGTTACCATACCTCATAAAGAAAGAGTTTTACAGTTTGTAGACTTTGTTGACGAGCATGTAGAAAAGATAGGATCATCCAACACTCTAAAGTTTGTTGATGGAAAGGTATACGCATACAATACAGACTGGATTGGATTTCTCAAAGCTGTGCAGGGTCTCATAGAACCTGGTAAGAGAGTTCTCCTCCTTGGAGCTGGAGGAGCTGCGAGAGCGGTGCTATATGCGCTGCTGCAAAGAAAGGACAGAGTGTTTATATTCAACAGAAGCAAGGAAAAGGCCTACAAACTAGCGGAAACATTTGGAGCAGAAGTAATAGACAGACCAGAGGATGTACTTAAAGATGTAGATCTTATTGTGAATGCAACATCTGTAGGGCTTGTAGACAAAAGCTGGCTCTTTGATTACACCCTCATAGAAGACAGGCACGTGGTTTACGATATAGTGTATGGTCAGACGGAGCTTATAAGACGGGCCAAGAGCAAAGGGGCCAAGTGTGAGGATGGTCTCTCTATGTTAGTTCACCAGGGAGCAGAGTCCTTTAAAATATGGACTGGTATGGAAGTTCCACAGGATCTTGTAGACGAATGCATAAAGACTCTTAGGGAATCATGGGTATCTTCCTAG
- a CDS encoding ABC transporter substrate-binding protein produces MGIFLGILVFILSFLPFHMLSSPLEKHISFIRLRPDEFIVQKGVEGGTLRYTLNGDPKTLNPAVAQETTSTAVVGDLFTGLTRIDLKTMEPVPDLAQSWEVYEEGRRYVFHLRKDVRWSDGEPFSADDVVFTYRDVYLNEKIPNSTMDMLRGVLKTPEDIRNFVRKLDDYTVEFRLPSPFAPFLGVLSSPILPKHKLEKYVKDGNFMSAWNVNTDPKDLVGTGPYVIERYIKGQVVEYTANPYYYMKPLPYIKHKVAYIVQDPDTALIKFSQGAVDYVGIRPQDLNQVTSLKGINLYDLGTTPAINFLVFNQNPKAKIPPYKLKWFQNRDFRVALSHAIDREGICYLVYNGLAEPLYGPITPANRPYYEEGLFPKYEYDLKKARSMLEKLGFKDRDGDGILEDNQGHKLEIVILTNAGNREREMIGNMIKEDFEKIGVKVIFRSIDFNTLVSKLTSPPYDWEAVIIGLTGSMDPYFGRNVWHSSGTLHVWNPMQKSPTTQWEQQVDKLIDDAARELDFKKRLELYREAFRIIAWQQPMLFIAAPKSMLASYPKFGNFFPTVWGWYQEEHMFITRLAP; encoded by the coding sequence ATGGGTATCTTCCTAGGAATACTCGTATTTATTCTGTCTTTTTTACCCTTTCACATGCTTAGCTCTCCTTTGGAGAAGCACATAAGCTTTATAAGATTAAGACCCGATGAGTTTATAGTACAAAAGGGTGTGGAGGGCGGCACCCTTAGGTATACTCTCAACGGTGATCCCAAAACCCTGAACCCTGCTGTTGCACAAGAGACCACTTCTACTGCTGTTGTTGGTGATCTTTTTACAGGTCTTACCAGGATAGACCTCAAGACTATGGAGCCAGTACCAGACCTAGCTCAGAGTTGGGAAGTCTACGAGGAGGGAAGGAGGTACGTTTTCCATCTAAGAAAGGATGTCCGTTGGTCTGATGGAGAACCTTTTTCAGCCGATGATGTGGTGTTTACGTACAGGGATGTATATCTTAACGAGAAAATACCCAACTCTACTATGGACATGCTCAGGGGTGTACTCAAGACTCCTGAGGATATTAGGAACTTTGTGAGAAAGTTGGACGACTATACGGTAGAGTTCAGACTTCCCAGCCCCTTTGCACCCTTCTTGGGTGTACTCAGCTCTCCCATACTACCAAAACACAAACTAGAAAAGTATGTAAAAGACGGAAACTTTATGAGCGCCTGGAACGTAAACACAGACCCTAAGGATTTGGTGGGTACAGGACCCTACGTCATAGAGAGATACATAAAGGGTCAGGTGGTGGAGTATACAGCCAACCCTTACTATTACATGAAACCCTTACCTTACATCAAGCATAAGGTAGCTTACATAGTCCAGGATCCTGACACAGCTCTTATAAAGTTCTCCCAAGGTGCTGTTGATTACGTAGGTATAAGGCCTCAAGACCTTAACCAAGTGACCTCACTCAAGGGTATAAACCTATACGACCTTGGCACAACCCCTGCCATAAACTTTCTTGTCTTTAATCAGAATCCAAAAGCCAAGATACCACCGTACAAGTTAAAGTGGTTCCAGAACAGAGATTTCAGAGTTGCTCTGTCTCATGCCATAGATAGAGAAGGCATATGCTATTTAGTATACAACGGTCTGGCAGAACCTCTATATGGTCCAATAACACCTGCCAACAGACCTTACTACGAAGAAGGTCTGTTTCCAAAGTATGAGTATGACCTTAAAAAGGCCCGCTCTATGTTGGAGAAACTCGGTTTTAAGGACCGAGATGGTGATGGCATTTTGGAGGATAATCAAGGGCACAAGCTTGAGATAGTTATATTGACCAATGCAGGCAACAGAGAAAGAGAGATGATAGGCAACATGATAAAGGAAGACTTTGAGAAGATAGGTGTAAAGGTAATCTTTAGGAGTATAGACTTTAACACCCTTGTGTCTAAACTAACTTCACCACCCTACGACTGGGAGGCCGTGATAATAGGCTTAACAGGTTCCATGGATCCTTACTTTGGGAGGAATGTGTGGCATTCAAGTGGAACCCTCCACGTGTGGAATCCTATGCAGAAATCTCCTACTACCCAATGGGAACAACAGGTAGACAAGCTTATAGACGATGCTGCCAGAGAACTTGATTTTAAAAAGAGGCTTGAACTTTACAGAGAAGCCTTCAGGATAATAGCCTGGCAACAGCCTATGCTATTTATAGCTGCGCCTAAAAGTATGCTAGCCTCTTATCCTAAGTTTGGCAACTTCTTCCCTACTGTGTGGGGATGGTACCAAGAAGAGCATATGTTCATTACGAGATTAGCTCCCTAA
- a CDS encoding response regulator transcription factor, which yields MKILLVSFDKGLVDQLKERLSNYEVIDVRNGDEAINLVDTKVDFVVYDAISGSISEEDINQLYTKKFKDSHYIVLVDDLFPIDPKNLLVTKKTLIKRDEALEKVPHVIEGGYVPEEINLPKYEVEGRSSLELKPQEEHILEESQLKEYVIESTFPSEPKQLESHVEQTQKENKKVLIVSFDSNIINFFSERLGNTAQIIVAKNVREAREKVHDADVVVFDTISGAVAQRTLTEFSKNPVLSKKPYVLLLDELFAIDVDSIDLQHKYTYSRERELTNALQKVEELLVEKKDISKDLIELLLEMTQKEKLVHHEEEVPSELPAVSQVVEQVPEVEKIFEKAPISESIPEITQKEESFYHTEEKPVAEHILTPPVHQASAYQTEYIEKFVKEDVPRLIEEAIKNTITEDLMKSVINQVLSEKVEKVLMEEVSKIMNTLDIASIIREEASKALRERLRELIS from the coding sequence ATGAAGATACTTCTAGTTTCCTTTGACAAAGGGTTAGTAGATCAGCTCAAGGAGAGACTGAGTAACTATGAAGTCATAGACGTTAGAAACGGCGACGAGGCTATAAATTTGGTGGATACTAAGGTAGACTTTGTGGTTTATGACGCTATATCAGGTTCCATATCCGAGGAAGATATAAACCAACTGTACACAAAAAAATTTAAGGATAGCCACTACATAGTTCTAGTGGATGACCTCTTCCCTATAGATCCCAAAAATCTTCTCGTCACTAAAAAAACTCTAATAAAAAGGGATGAAGCCTTGGAAAAGGTACCTCATGTTATAGAAGGTGGTTATGTTCCAGAAGAAATAAATTTACCAAAGTACGAAGTAGAAGGTAGGTCTAGTTTAGAACTTAAACCACAAGAAGAGCACATTCTGGAAGAGTCTCAACTCAAAGAATATGTGATAGAAAGCACCTTTCCCTCGGAGCCTAAGCAATTGGAAAGTCATGTAGAACAAACTCAAAAAGAAAATAAAAAGGTATTGATAGTATCCTTTGATAGCAACATAATAAACTTCTTCTCCGAGAGACTTGGCAATACAGCACAGATTATAGTAGCAAAAAACGTAAGGGAAGCTAGAGAGAAAGTTCACGACGCAGATGTAGTGGTCTTTGACACTATATCAGGGGCTGTAGCTCAAAGAACTCTAACGGAGTTTTCAAAGAATCCTGTACTTTCCAAAAAGCCTTACGTACTCCTGCTAGATGAACTCTTTGCCATAGATGTAGACTCCATAGATTTACAACACAAATACACATACTCTAGGGAAAGAGAATTAACTAACGCATTACAGAAGGTAGAGGAGCTTTTAGTGGAAAAGAAAGATATCAGTAAAGATTTAATAGAACTGCTACTCGAGATGACCCAAAAAGAAAAACTTGTTCATCATGAGGAAGAAGTACCTAGCGAATTACCAGCTGTCAGTCAAGTTGTAGAACAAGTTCCTGAAGTTGAGAAGATCTTTGAAAAAGCACCTATCAGTGAATCTATTCCTGAAATAACTCAAAAGGAAGAATCTTTCTACCACACGGAGGAAAAACCTGTTGCTGAACACATCCTGACACCACCGGTACACCAGGCATCAGCGTACCAAACAGAGTACATAGAAAAATTCGTCAAAGAAGATGTACCTAGATTGATAGAAGAGGCTATAAAGAATACAATCACGGAAGATCTAATGAAGTCTGTCATAAATCAAGTACTGTCAGAAAAGGTAGAAAAAGTACTGATGGAAGAAGTATCAAAGATTATGAATACACTAGACATAGCCAGTATCATAAGAGAGGAAGCTTCCAAAGCTCTGAGGGAAAGGCTTAGGGAGCTAATCTCGTAA
- a CDS encoding TldD/PmbA family protein, translating into MEKVKRTIERVAKPGYEYELYIHTAIKVLAETSSESVESLLKAQDTGIGIRVFRNGKIGFAYTTDLSEESLIECYKRAVEICELSPEDDTNKPFCARVEGELNNPYDSTVLYVTPQDLAQRCIQLEGFAKTLDNRIKGVRKLSLKGVYSEVYHFNTCGIDYHYASSSFISTIGVLAQEGEDSSISYDFRASRYLADLPLEDMVKDAVFKAVSQLNPSDFESKVMPTVFFRDAFASLLEAFSSVFLGDSLIKDKTMLKGKEGQIIASEVFTLIDDGTIEKGLASSPVDAEGILTRRNLVVKNGVFKGFLHSYRTALKSGQEPTGNSVRDSFKTLPTSGITNLFVEPSNTSFEDLTTFFPETLLVLDLMGLHTVDPISGDFSLGASGIILKEGKEVKRVRGITISGNFLEVLKNIRAVGNDLVFYGNVGSPSVLVERLTVGA; encoded by the coding sequence ATGGAAAAAGTAAAAAGAACCATTGAAAGGGTAGCAAAGCCAGGCTACGAGTACGAGCTTTACATACATACAGCCATTAAAGTCCTAGCAGAAACATCCTCCGAAAGTGTAGAAAGTCTGCTCAAAGCTCAAGACACAGGTATAGGTATAAGAGTATTCCGCAATGGGAAGATAGGTTTTGCCTACACTACAGATCTATCGGAGGAATCTCTTATAGAATGCTACAAACGCGCTGTGGAGATTTGTGAACTGTCTCCCGAGGATGATACAAACAAACCCTTCTGCGCTCGTGTAGAGGGTGAGCTAAACAACCCTTACGATAGCACCGTCTTATACGTGACACCTCAAGATCTTGCCCAAAGGTGTATACAGCTGGAGGGGTTCGCCAAAACCCTAGACAACAGGATAAAGGGTGTTAGAAAACTCAGTTTAAAAGGTGTTTACTCGGAAGTGTACCATTTTAACACGTGCGGTATAGACTACCACTACGCTAGCAGTAGCTTCATTTCCACCATAGGTGTCCTTGCCCAGGAAGGTGAGGATAGTAGTATATCCTACGACTTTAGAGCCTCCAGGTACTTAGCAGACCTTCCCTTAGAAGACATGGTAAAGGATGCTGTATTTAAGGCAGTTTCTCAACTGAACCCTTCAGATTTTGAAAGTAAGGTTATGCCTACTGTATTCTTCAGAGACGCTTTCGCGTCTCTCCTGGAGGCTTTTTCCTCCGTCTTCCTGGGTGATTCCCTGATAAAAGACAAGACTATGTTGAAGGGAAAAGAGGGACAGATTATAGCATCCGAAGTGTTTACCCTTATAGACGATGGAACCATAGAAAAAGGCCTGGCTTCCTCTCCCGTAGATGCGGAGGGTATACTTACGAGAAGGAACCTGGTAGTAAAAAACGGAGTTTTCAAAGGTTTTTTACACAGTTACCGTACCGCTTTAAAGTCTGGCCAAGAACCTACAGGTAATTCTGTCAGGGACTCATTCAAAACCTTGCCCACTTCTGGTATCACAAACCTTTTTGTTGAACCCTCTAACACAAGCTTTGAAGACTTGACCACCTTTTTCCCGGAAACCCTTCTGGTCCTAGACCTCATGGGACTTCATACAGTAGACCCCATATCAGGTGATTTTTCCTTGGGGGCGAGCGGTATAATATTAAAGGAAGGAAAAGAGGTTAAAAGGGTGAGGGGTATCACCATCAGCGGAAACTTTTTGGAAGTACTCAAGAATATAAGAGCAGTAGGTAATGATCTTGTCTTTTATGGTAACGTGGGCAGTCCTTCTGTACTTGTAGAGAGATTAACCGTGGGGGCATAG